CAACTGCTTAACGCCCAGATAGATCAGATAAGCAGCCCCAACAAGCTTAGTTACTGCAAACAGTGCCGAAGAGGCGAGCAGCAGCGCACCAAGCCCTGAGATTGAAACAGCCGACAGCAGAAAAAGCCCAAGGATATTCCCAAGAGAAGACATTGCAACAATCTTCATATCTGCTGTCATGCCGTTTGTTATGGCAAGAAAAATTGCAGGACCGGGGCTTATTATATAAAAAAACGAAACCACTGAATAAACTATTAATATCTGATAATCCATTGCATACCTCTGCTGTACAGGTCCTTAATAGGAGGAAACAGGTTAAGTATATAACGGTTATAACTGCAAATCAAATTATTAAAAAAGGCACCCTGTAAGAGTGCCTTAATGCTTATATTATCAATCCGTCAGGCGAATATTACCCGAATAGCCCTATTTTGTTGAGGAAAACGATAAATATCGTTACAGGGGTAACAAAGCGGATCAGAAAAAACCAGACATTGAATACTTTGACAAGTTTGTCGGAGTCAACTATCTGCTGGCGCGCAATCTCTTTTTTCAAAGCATAACCCACATAAACAGAAGTAAGCATCCCACCTATAGGGAGCATATAGTTACTCGCTATGTTATCAAGCCCGTCAAGAATCGGCATACCGATGATTGTAAAATCACTAAGGACATTGTAAGAAAGTGCAACAGGTATACCTGCAATATAAACTGCAACACCCATAATCAGAGATGCTTTTGTACGTCCTATGCCTTTTTCATCAATAAGATACGCAACCACAACTTCAAAAATTGAGATCATAGAAGACAATGCTGCAAATGAAAGCAGAACAAAGAAAAGCAATGAAAGCTGATGTCCGAAAGGTATCACAGCAAAAACCTGCGGAAGGGTCTTGAAAATAAGCCCAGGTCCCGCAGCGGGTTCCAGCCCCACAGTAAAAACTATAGGGAAAAGAGCAAGCCCTGCAACCAGCGCAACAACAGTATCAAGTATTGCCACTCTGGAAGCCATAGGAAAAATACTCTCCTTCTGATCCATGTATGAGCCGTAAGTTACCATAATCCCCATGGCAAGCGACAATGTGAAAAATGAATGCCCGATAGCCTCAAGAACCCCATCCACAGAAAGACGGGAGAAGTCGGGATAAAACATAAAACGTATACCTTTGGCGGCTCCGTCGGTTGTCATGGCGTATACAAACATAATGACCAGTATGACAAACAGTGATGGCATGAGTATCTTATTCCAACGTTCAAGCCCCTTCTTAACACCGTTTAAAACAACCAGAACGGTAAGGATCATAAAAATAGTAAAGTACAATAGCTGAGTATACGCATCACCGACAAGCTGCCCGAAAAGCCCTGTTATCTCTTCTGCCGGAAGATGGATATACGAGGCAGTTACAGACTTCAGCAGGTAGTCAAGAGTCCACCCCGCTACAGTACCATAGTAAGATAAAATGATAAAACTTGCAGCAAAGTTCAGCCAGCCGAGGTTTGACCATAAAGGGTTCTTGCTTAGTGATTTAAATGAACCAACGATATCTTTCTGAGTTTCACGCCCAATCAAAAGCTCTGCTATCAGAAGCGGCAGACCGCAGATAACAATTGCAATGAGATAAACTATAACAAAAGCACCACCGCCGTTCATTCCGGTGATGTATGGGAATTTCCATATATTGCCAAGTCCCACTGCTGAACCAACGGCAGCCAGAAGAAAACCAAGCTGGCTGCTCCAGTGATTTCTCATAATAACACTCCTTTTAAAACTGTATCTTTAAAAAATAAGGGAACTATGAAAATACTAGATTCAGCGAAAATCTCAACAAACAATTAGAATTTAATTTAATTAAGAAAAGTTTTTTGGGTATATCAACTGCTGTATACCCATTTCATCAGCGGTTTGTATACGAATCATATATGATTGGTAAATTGCCGCAGAAACAGGTATACACCAGAATAATATTTTCACAACAGTCGGTGATCCTTTCTAAAAGGAGTTCATGAACACTGTCTCAGTTATTGCCAGCCGGCTGGAGTGCTTCGGGCTTGGCTTGCTTGATTCAGCCGGATATCCAACGGGGAAAAGAGCCACAGGAACTATATTTGCAGGTATTTTAAAAGCGTTTCGAATCTTTTCAGGATCGAAATGCCCTACCCATGTACTCCCCAGCCCGAGATTTGTCACCTCCAGCATCATCTGTGTAGCTACAATAGAGGCATCTACCTCTCCCATATCTTTATTATCAAAAGACCGCTTCCAGCTCACTTCACTGTCATAACACACAAGCAGCGCCAGAGGTGCATTAAAATGATATGGAGTGCAGTCTCTGAACTTATCCAGACTTTCATCCGAGCTTATAACAAGTATGCGCTGGGGCTGATAATTAACAGCAGTTGGAGCCAGCCTGCCCGCTTCGAGAATAGAATCAATCTTCTCCTGCTCAACTTTTCTCTCACTGAATTTCCTGACAGAGTACCTATCTTTTGCCAATTCTAAAAAATCCATCATGCATCCTCCTTAATTCATACAGAGCTGCCGTCTGCAATAGCATGCAGAGCCATCAGACAACTCTTGTTTTTTATCTTCATTGTTATTATGCTTAAAATGGTTTAAAAAGATAGTATGCACTTTTATGTAATATACTAACCAAAAAGAGAGTTAAGATCAATGAAGACACTTTGCCGGACAAAAAAAGCACCTTTCGAATATACCGTATCTATAATAGGCGGTAAGTGGAAAACCAGAATTATTTATGAACTTGGGTGCGAGCTTATCCTGAGATATGGAGAACTTAAGAAAAATATCCCGTATATCACACATAAAATGCTCAGTGCCCAGCTTAAAGAGCTGGAAAAAGACGGAATCATCATTCGTAAAGAATATCCGCAGATCCCTCCTAAAGTGGAATATTCACTTTCAGACAAAGGACTTTCGCTTTTGCCCATCATTGACGAAATGTGCCGCTGGGGGAGAGAAAACGCAATGGCAAAGCAGCCATAAATAAGCTTCGGACGCTCTGTTTTTTTTGCAGTGAAATAGCAAGTACCGATTTTCAGAGTGTTGCCGTAAACACCGTAACTCTACGGTTTATCAGGAAAATTTTACAAACAACTATTCGACTCCGGTTGACCTGAAAACAAATTATATATATTATTCATATCACTAAGCCAAAAAGACTAAACCATCTGACCCAAAATGAATATATACGAGTATAAGGAAACATTAATGAAATCATCACTAATCAGCCATTTTCTGCTGCTCTTTGCAGGTATGCTTTATGCATCCGCTCTGAAATACTTCGTATTACCTTCTAAAGTTATACTCACCGGAACAGAAGGTATAGCAACTGGTTTATCATACTACTACGACAGCTACACCCTATTCATCGTGCTCTATGTGTGTTTTCAATTTTTTCTTATCTCATTTGCATTTATAAAAGTCGGAATGGTTTTTGCATATCGCACACTAATAGTGGTCGCAACGGTAATTACAGCGCTTGCCTTCCTGCCGGAATTGCAATTCGCACAACCTGAACCACAAAACGAAAGAATAATACTCGTTATCTTCGGCGGTCTTCTTGCCGGCGTGGCAAAAGCTCTTGCGTTTAAAAACAGAGGTTCTTCAGGCGATGAAGATATACTCGGGGCTTATTTTGCAATGAAATACCTTAAACCTGTGGGCTTTATCGCTATATTCGCAGCTATCTTTTCCACAGGATTCGGACTGTTGATGGAACTGCTTAAATACGGGAATTATGAATCAATTGTAAACACTCTCATGTATACATCCATATACATATTTGTCTCCACAGAGGTTTTGAATAACTTTTATAAAAAATTCAAGCTCTCTATGCTCTCTGTAATGACCAAAAACCGTGAAGCAGTGGCGGATAAGATAAAAAGCCTGTCTGCCCACAGAACATACACTCTGCAACAAGGGACAGGAGGCTACTCGGGTGAAAGTTTCTGGATAATTAAAACGATAGTCACCCACGAGGAGCTGCCCCTTTTTATAAATTCAATAAAAGAGACTGACCCGTCTTCATTCTATTTCCATAACGATCTGGAAGGTGTCTCTCAGGGGTACTACATATCTCCCATAGGCTAAGTGCGCTGCTTTTCACCGGAAACTGCCGTACATTTATGGTTCAGGTTACAGCACAGTAGCCCGTTGTTCAGCTGCTTCATTATTGGACACAACGTTCCGTCCAGCCCGCCGTCACAGCGTTCTTTAAGCCCTTCAAGGCTGCTCTTCAGGCTTTCAAGGGATTTTATCTGTTCTTCCATCTCTTTGATATGGTTCTCCAGCAGTTCTGTCACCCATGTGCAGTCCTTATGAGGGTGCTCACGAAAAACAAGAAGCTCTTTTATTTCATTAAGCATCATACCATGCCTGCGGCAGTGCATAATAAATTCAAGACGTTCCTGGTCGTCCTTGCCGTAGACTCTGTAGTTCCCGTCTGTTCTGTCAGGAGTTTTAAGCAGCCCTTCTTTTTCATAGTACCTTATAGTAACGACTTTACACCCTGTCTTTTTTGAAAGTTCCCCTATTTTCATAACCATTCCTTACGTTTTTTGCTACATAAACACTATAATAACTATAAGGTTCAAATTTGTCAAAACTCCAACCAGACAAAAGCGTATAAAAATAATCATTGTCCCGGCGATAGTTTTTCAAAAGTCTGCTAAACAATATTTTTCTATACCAATTTAACAAACAGCTCAAAAAATATTTTTCTCGTAAAACTCCTTGACTCTATAGTTACTATAGGTTCTATGTTGCCAGCATATAGAAAATATTAAAGATACTTTTTTCAAGAAAACCCAAGGAGCAAGAGATGAATAACAGAAACTTTGCCGTAGCACCTTCGGAGACAAAAGAGCAGTGTTCATGCTGTTCAAGCTGTCATGAAGTGCCGGAACATATATATCAGGAACAACCGGAAGAAATCTCATCGTCCAGAGCAGTCTATATCATTGCAAATATGTGCTGTCCTGTTGAAGAAGCACTCATACGCAAAAAACTGTCTGGTATCACCGAAATAACCGAGATGAAATTTAATCTCATGAAACGTATGCTTACAATTGATCATGAACTCACTGATACAACCTGTATAGAAGAGGCACTACACTCCATCAACATGGCTCCTCAACCTGTTTCTCAGAGTAATGAATCAGTTTCTGTGTTCTCTGTGGCTGGGATGTGCTGCCCTGCTGAAGAAGGTCTTATTAAAACTAAACTTCTCCCCATGACCGGAGTTACAGGGCTGGAATTTAACCTTATGAAACGCACAATGAAAGTCCGGCACTCGCCTGCTGCTCTGCCCGAAATCTCAAAGGCTCTGCACTCTCTTAATATGGGCGCTGAGCTTATAAACGATAATAATGAAGAGACAAACGACCTCAAAGCTCCGGAAACCCAATGGGGAAAGATAGCCGCAGCAGGTATTTTGGCAGTATTTTCAGAGATATTTGAGTTAATGCACGACTGGGGAAGTACCCCTTTGGGGTTCGATATCAACAACTGGTCGCCTTGGGGCGTTAATGTAATCAGCTACCTGCCTATGATACTCGCAGTAATCGCTATCATTCTGGGCGGTTTCTCAACTTATAAAAAGGGGTGGATAGCTGTTAAAAACATGAGGCTTAACATCAACGCCCTCATGTCTGTTGCTGTTACAGGAGCCGCTATCATTGGACAATATCCTGAAGCTGCTATGGTTATGGTTCTTTTCAACCTGTCAGAAGTGATAGAGGCAAAGGCGCTGGACCGTGCAAGAAACGCAATAAAAAACCTGATGGCTCTCGCTCCGGAAACTATCACTGTACTTCAGGAAGACGGTACATGGGCTGAAGTTGACATCCGAGAAGTTGCCATAGGGGCAAATGTCCGTGTTAAACCTGGAGAACGCATCGGGCTGGACGGCGTTATCACAGACGGGCACTCAGCAGTAAATCAGGCACCGATAACAGGGGAAAGCATACCTGTTGAAAAATCTGCCGGAGACACGGTCTTTGCCGGAACGATAAACGAATCCGGTTCATTCAGATTTCAGGTAACAGCCGGAGCAACAGACTCTGCAATCGCGCGCATCATTCATGCTGTTGAAGAGGCGCAGGGCTCCAGAGCACCTATTCAGCGTTTTATAGATATTTTTGCTAAATATTATACACCGGCGGTTTTTATAGCAGCATTCCTCATAGCCGTCATACCGCCTATCCTCATGGGGCATGAATGGATCCCGTCTATATACACAGCACTCGTTATTCTGGTTATCGGATGCCCATGTGCACTTGTTATATCAACCCCTGTTACTATCGTAAGCGGACTTGCCGCTGCCACTAAGGCGGGTATCCTTATAAAAGGCGGAATATTTCTGGAACAGGGACGTAAGCTGGAGTGGCTTGCCCTTGACAAAACAGGCACTATCACAAACGGAAAGCCTAAACAAACTGACTTTGTCCTCACAGGGAGCCTTGACCGGACAAAAGCCGTAAGCATGGCAGCGAGTATTGCAGGCAGGTCAGATCACCCTGTTTCAAGAGCTATTGCAGACAATGCAAAGGAAAATAATATAACACTGACCGACGTGAGAGATTTCAAAGCAATCCCCGGTCGTGGAGTCAGCGGCATTATTAATGAACAAAAATGGTATCTGGGTAACAAAAACCTTATAAAAGAGATACTGAAATGCCCTCCGGAGCTGGAAGAAAAGATTATAACACTGGAAAAGCGGGGAAAAACCATCGTTGCATTTTTCAACAATGCAGAAGTTCAGGTTCTGTTCGCAGTTGAAGACACTGTAAAAAACACCAGCGCACAGGCAATAAGTATGCTTAAAAAGGCGGGTGTCAAAACTCTTATGCTCACCGGAGATAACGAACACGCTGCAAAAGCAATTGCAGAACAGGTAGGCGTTGACAGCTTCAGAAGCGGTCTTCTGCCTGAGGATAAGCTTAACGTCATAAAAGAACTCGGCAAATCAGGTAAAGTCGGCATGGTTGGCGACGGGATCAATGATGCCCCCGCTCTGGCGAAAGCTGACATAGGTTTTGCTATGGCTGCGGCAGGAACAGATACCGCCATCGAAACAGCCGATGTTGCACTGATGGATGACGACCTGAGGAAAATACCTCACTTTATAAAACTATCCAAAGCAAGCTTTGGAATCCTAGTCCAGAATATAACTTTTGCACTGGGCATTAAGGCTGTCTTCTTCACTCTGACACTCATGGGGGCGGCAACTATGTGGATGGCTGTTCTCGCTGATGTGGGAGCCAGTATGCTTGTCATAGCCAACGGACTTCGGGCAATGCACAAATAACGACAGACGCTATGAGCCGAAGACACAAAACTCCGGGCAAAAATCATTCGATAGGGATCCAATATTCGTAATATAAATTACCTTTAGGGATATCAGGATCAAGAAAATACTCTTGGTCAATAAATAATTGGGTCCCAAACATATCACCATTAACGATATAATTATTCTGTTTTATGTAATCCATCATTAAGCGGGTTGATGCTAATCTGCTTTCTTTTGTAATAGTAAACGCCTGTATCGTGTACAAACATTTCCTTGGCTTTAAACGCTTAGATAGTCCTGCCTGTTCAAATTTCTGAACGTCGACCAAAGATGCTTGTACACCATATCCATGATATCGGGACAGTGAGTCCTTTTGAATCAAATCTTCTTGTTTGACTAAAACACATAGCTTTACTTCCGGAAAGTTTTTCAACCACTTAGAAATTAATTCAGACAGCGCATAGTTTTGATATATATTTTTATTATGCTGATTTATCAAATAAATAAATTCCGGGTTTTCTGTAACGGTAAATGTATTCAATTTGCTTGGAATTGATTCGATCTTCTTTCGGCAATTTGCCAAAGTTTGGCTGATACGCAATAACCTTTCAGATTCTTTAACCAGCTCAAGTTCTTTATCAGCCATTCGTTGACCAATATTGTTTATAGTCCCCTCAGTCATGATCTCAGTTATCTCTTTGACAGAAAAATCTGCCGACCTAAGAAAAGCACATTTCGCAAGAAGCTTAAGATGCTGAACCGTATAATATCTATAATTATTCTCAGGGTCTCTTTCAGGGACAAGAATCCCTTCTTTCTCGTAATAGCGGATGGCTTCAGTAGTGCAGTCGAAAAGTTTTGCAATATCGTTTATCTTCAATTTCATGCTTTTGATCCGTAATTAAAATAATATGCAAATTGCAGTAAAAACACCCTTGACTATAAAGCCACTTTATACCTTAGATTTCTTTTTAAAGCTAGCTTTTCTATTAAATATGTACCTAAAGCAAAGAGCTGATGTGCTTTGACTGGGTACGCAGGAAATACGAAAAATACAATTGTTTAATTATTTTTTCGTGCCTTAAGAACCGTTTTGCAATTTAGTCAACTAATTTGCAAATCTGGAGAAAACGGAATAATGCTTACAGGAGATGGATTTTATGAGGCTAACAAAAGTTTTTATTGTAATGTCATCAGTAACGTTACTAGCTTTGCTATTAACTTCAGCTGCTATTGCAAGTCCAAAAAACAAGAATCTGGAAGATCCGGAATATTGCAAAACCTGCCACGTCATTGAACCATATTATAATTCACTTTATTCAGGTGACTTACTTGCTCAAGCACATGGTGATGCTGGTCTTACTTGTGCAGATTGTCATGAGGAGTATATCGCAAATGGTGTATCAAAAAAGGATTCTTCCAGCAAACTAAGAAAACGTGATTTTGGCGACGACTTTTGTCTTAGATGTCACGACAAAGAAGAAGTTGACAAGGAAGTTGTCTTCCCATTTGGAAAAGGAAAAGTTCGACCACATTCTCAACACGTTGGAGAGCTCAATTGCTCAACATGTCACAGCATGCATAGCAAATCCGACCTTTTATGCGCTAAATGTCATGTTCAGCCATGGATGAAAACTCTGCCAAAACGTTGGAGTGAACCAGTCAAAACCGAGCAGTAATATAATTGAGAGGTTAAAATGGATCCTAAAGATAAAAAACTAACTGATGTGTCAAGAAGAGGTTTTTTAAAAACAAGTGCTGTAGCTGCCCTTGGTGCCGCTTCCGCTTGCGTGGTTGGCGGACTTCCATCTAAAGCAGATGCAAAACAGCAAGCTTCTGACTGTATCGACTTTGAAAAAGCTCCTGAACCTATTCCTGCATCTAAGATAAAAGAGACTGTTACAACTGATGTTGTGGTAGTTGGTGCTGGGATTTCAGGAATTATGGCGTGTAAATCTGCTCAGGAGGCAGGAGCAAAAGTCATAGTGCTGCAAAAGGGGCCTGTTGTCATGTGCCATGGTAATACTTTTGGTGCTATAGATTCAAAACTACAGAAAGAAAAAAACATACATATTAACAAAATGAAAGCCATCAACGAGTTTAATTACCAAAGTTTGAACAAGCCTAAATTTGAATTACTAAAATTATGGGCTGATCACAGTGGTGAGACACTTGACTGGGCTAATGATATCACAAAAAGAACAGCAAACTCTTCTGCTTTTTTTATGCATTGGGCAGGTTCGCCATCTGGTGAAAGCGGTGGTAAATATTGGTTCAATTCTTTCTCTACAGGACACAAATGGAAAGGCGGAATGATGGAAGCCATCAATATAATTGCTGAAGCTGCAATTAAAGAGGGTGTTGAGTTCCGTTTTTATACACCTGGTGTTCAACTTGTTAGAAATAAAAAAGGGCGAGTGACCGGTGTTATTGCTAAACATGAAAAAACCGGTGAATATAAACAATTTAACGCCAAAAAAGGAGTAATCCTTTGTACTGGGGACTATAGCAACAACCCTGATATGCTTGCGAAATATTGTCCCAGTGCCGTAGGCCTAGGCAACTACTATACACCCAGAACCAATACGGGGGATGGTCACCTTATGGGAATGTGGGCTGGTGCTGCCATGGAGCAAGGACCACATACTAAGATGGCACATGTACACTCCACACTTGACTTCGCAGATGGAGATGCGCCCGGTCGTGGTCTGCCTTGGCTCGCAGTTCAAAAAGAAGGTAAACGTCTTTGTAATGAGGATATTCCTTTTTACCTTATGGGGAACCAGACCCTTAATGCTCAAAATCCGGATGGCTATTACTATAATATTCTCGACGCTGACTGGGAAGAAAACATTAAACAATTTCCTCCAAGAGTTACAAGTCCGATCAACCGTCAGTTGTTTGAAGACGCTCTTAAAAAAGGCCGCATCGTTAAAGCTGACACTTTAGAAGAACTTGCACACAAATTGAATCTCCCTGCAGGTCCTCTTAAAAAGACAATTGAAAGATACAACGAGCTTGTAGACAAAGGCGTTGATGAAGATTTTGGTAAAATTGCTATAGATTTATCTTACATCAAAAAAGCACCTTTTTACGGTATACCAAGACAATGCTGTGTTTCAGTAGTCCTCGGTGGGCTCAACATAAATACTGAAATGCAAGTTCTTGATAAAGAAGCAAAAGTCATAGACGGGCTTTATGCCGCAGGTAATACTTCTGGTGGTTTCTTTGGTGGAGCGAATGATTATCCATTCCCTATCATAGCCATTAGCGTGGGTCGCGCTGCAACTTTTGGACGTCTTGCAGGCAAACATGCTGCTAAGTCCTAGATTTATGTTGATAAAATTAACTTATATAAACGGAGATTTAAAATGAGAACACTCAAGATACACAAAGTATTAGCAATATTAATAATTTTTCTCTTTAGCATGTATGCTGATGCTGCTACAACATTAAAGGAAGCATTTACAGAAGGAACACTGAAAGGGGAACTGAGTACTCTCTTTTTCAGCAGAGACTACGACGGAAAAACACAAGACAAAGAAGACTTCGCTGGAGGTACAGCACTATATTTTCATACAGCACCATTACACGGTCTTAGTGCCGGTCTTGCTTATGTTTCAGGTAACGATCTTGGAAGTGATGATAACAAAGCAGTATATGGCGGTTTGCTCGCAGATAATAATGGTAAACACGATAGTTTTTCACGTCTTCAAGAGTATTACATCCAAGCGGATTATTTTAACACTAATGTAAAGCTTGGTGCACATGAGATTTTTACTCCATTTGCACACATCGACCCTATTCGTCTTCAGAAAAGAACTTTCAAAGGACTTTCTGTTGTCAACAAAAGTATTCCTAACCTTACACTCGACTTACACTATCTCACTGGCTATGTTGATTATTCTGATTCGAATTTCAAAAATGTGGCAGAAATACGTGAAGTGAGAGACCTTGATGATGACAAAAGACTCCTTATTCTGGGTGCCCGATATCATTTACCAACAGAGGCTGTCAACTCTACTCTTCAAGCTTGGTACTACGACCTAGAAGATGTGTATAACCAAACATATTTGAAAGCATCTGTTGAAAAGAAAGTAGGCGATTACACTTTCCATATAATGCCATCAGCTCTTTACCAGAAAGCTTCTGGAGATGAGATTGCCGGTGATGTCAAAACTGAACAGTATGGTTTTAATACTGGCGTAAGAGCCTATGGAGCATTGCTCAGAGCATTCTTTGCCAGCACAGGCGAAAATGATCTTATTGCTAACTACGGTGACGAAAAAGCGTTCATTATGCAAGCGAACAACTCCCGTAGAGCAGATGAAGATGCGTATGGTATTAAGCTTGATTATGATTTTGGCTATGTAGGTATAAAGGGTCTTACTACTTATGCCACATATGGGATCTTCGACACACCAGAGTCAGGAACAAATGCTTCTTCTGATGCCACAGAAATCGATTTCAGCATTAAATACAAGTTTCATGGATTTCTTGAAGGTGTCACTGCCAGAGCAAGATATGCAATAGTTGATATGAAAGATTCTGATGACTATAACGACTTCAGATTTTATCTGACATTTAAATTTGGAGGACCCAAACCAAAAAAATAACTGAAAATTAAACCAGATAGTTGAATGCTTGCTTACAAGGCAGGCATTCAACTTATTTCAAAACAATTTAATACGTTAAATGTTTTGTAAAATATTATATATAGTCCTGACTATGTGTAGTATTTGTATTTTTCCTCCTGTTTGTGGGGAGCCCCCAACAACTCCCCACTTTATAAAAACCACAATTAAATTCTATGTAAGAATCACATTGCACCCTTTATCCAAGTTGAATATCTCAATTGAGTCTTAATAAATAAATCGTTCCCCCCCAAAAGACACATACAAATGATAAATCCATGAGTATTTAAAAGCTTTAAGACGAGTATAGCCCTGCTGTGTTAATTAGTAATAATTAATCAGACGCATAAACCATCAAGCTGTCGGAACATACGTTTTCTCTTCGTTCTGTTATAAAAAACTACGTCACA
This window of the Denitrovibrio acetiphilus DSM 12809 genome carries:
- a CDS encoding OprD family outer membrane porin; its protein translation is MRTLKIHKVLAILIIFLFSMYADAATTLKEAFTEGTLKGELSTLFFSRDYDGKTQDKEDFAGGTALYFHTAPLHGLSAGLAYVSGNDLGSDDNKAVYGGLLADNNGKHDSFSRLQEYYIQADYFNTNVKLGAHEIFTPFAHIDPIRLQKRTFKGLSVVNKSIPNLTLDLHYLTGYVDYSDSNFKNVAEIREVRDLDDDKRLLILGARYHLPTEAVNSTLQAWYYDLEDVYNQTYLKASVEKKVGDYTFHIMPSALYQKASGDEIAGDVKTEQYGFNTGVRAYGALLRAFFASTGENDLIANYGDEKAFIMQANNSRRADEDAYGIKLDYDFGYVGIKGLTTYATYGIFDTPESGTNASSDATEIDFSIKYKFHGFLEGVTARARYAIVDMKDSDDYNDFRFYLTFKFGGPKPKK